The proteins below come from a single Chitinophaga pinensis DSM 2588 genomic window:
- a CDS encoding retropepsin-like aspartic protease, with protein sequence MPTMSHIHLFCSITVFCLFSLTTKAQRLPIVKAGNANAVITDGAYVRLNWQLDPTARPDIYYVNVPSKPSQITLKTDQDSIRFQTKPGKAYDFIALLNGKDSCFIRIASIQDTLTQLRGRSVHPTSDTLPFVLHGSRIYLKGILNNNKTVNVQFDLGAGTTCVNRQVAEKLGLQFDGKTVVTNTQGTNETGTSSGNTLTIGNISWEAVRLTQVGNMQEGEDLIIGNSLFRDKIIEIDYDNLRMIIHQKLPAYSRAFKRQAVWFEQNRPKFQAVVVVGGKSYPFWFLFDTGRDATMALGSDFTRHEQLWQKLDSLTMVNGRKIVRLNAEIAGVVFPDIVTNAHPPDKPGSRTTLFGNQVLNHFNLILDNREGMLYLKPNSRSKEPYSNYKDFLESIRGK encoded by the coding sequence ATGCCAACTATGAGCCATATTCATCTTTTTTGTTCCATAACAGTTTTTTGCCTGTTCAGTCTCACGACAAAGGCACAACGGTTACCCATTGTTAAAGCAGGCAATGCCAATGCCGTTATCACGGATGGTGCATATGTCCGTTTAAACTGGCAGCTTGACCCTACGGCCAGACCAGACATTTATTATGTCAATGTTCCATCTAAACCAAGCCAGATCACACTTAAAACCGACCAGGATAGTATCCGTTTTCAAACTAAACCCGGAAAGGCATATGACTTTATTGCCTTGTTGAATGGAAAAGACAGTTGCTTTATAAGAATCGCATCCATACAGGATACCCTTACGCAGTTACGCGGTAGGAGTGTGCATCCCACATCCGATACACTACCGTTTGTATTACATGGCTCGCGGATCTATCTGAAAGGTATTCTGAACAATAATAAAACCGTCAATGTACAGTTTGACCTGGGCGCAGGTACCACCTGCGTCAACCGGCAGGTAGCTGAAAAATTAGGGTTGCAGTTTGATGGTAAAACAGTCGTCACTAATACACAAGGTACCAATGAGACGGGCACCAGCTCGGGCAATACGCTTACGATCGGTAATATCAGCTGGGAAGCAGTACGCCTGACACAGGTCGGAAATATGCAGGAAGGTGAAGACCTGATCATTGGTAATTCCCTCTTTCGGGATAAGATCATCGAGATTGATTATGATAATCTTCGGATGATCATTCATCAAAAACTACCTGCTTACAGCCGTGCATTTAAGCGGCAGGCGGTTTGGTTTGAACAGAACAGACCGAAGTTTCAGGCCGTCGTTGTGGTGGGAGGGAAGTCTTATCCTTTCTGGTTTCTCTTTGACACCGGCAGGGATGCGACCATGGCGCTGGGCAGTGATTTTACGCGTCATGAACAACTCTGGCAAAAGCTGGATAGTTTAACCATGGTCAATGGACGGAAGATCGTGCGGTTGAATGCGGAGATTGCGGGCGTCGTCTTTCCGGATATCGTGACCAATGCGCATCCTCCTGACAAGCCGGGTAGCAGAACGACCTTATTCGGAAACCAGGTGTTGAATCATTTTAACCTGATCCTGGATAACCGGGAGGGGATGCTTTACCTGAAACCGAACAGTCGTAGTAAAGAACCTTATTCTAATTATAAAGATTTTCTGGAGAGCATAAGAGGCAAGTAA
- a CDS encoding macrolide family glycosyltransferase has protein sequence MAKVLLLSIPSHGHMNPTLGLAGALVKHGEEVTFFSSEEFRKPVEATGATFICYKDDLNIFKFSQGQAATASGKKKPAGKPGFINALLQPERFVDHLMEQIKGMQFDYIVHSAAYPYASVIAQALKIPAVSSFAVFATMKDFEKMRKGKTWSLANLVPFRWKLRFLYLLFYRNKFGKVRRYLQDKYKVQVSSDLLSHFFNKSELNIIYTSRYFIRDNSHYDDSFVFVGAPVYEKKYQVDFPFEKLEGKKVLYISLGTVFGNYAAGVYDHFFKAFAEMDITVVMTAYGVDLSAMKIPANFILRDYVPQSAILERSAAAITHAGMNSIGDLLYANVPFVSIPMGADQFFLAERAAELGATIVLDVHTLTPEGLRAATEKVMTDKSFIVSSRKISDSFREAGGYEKAVEEIFSWKKTKGIRR, from the coding sequence ATGGCTAAAGTATTATTGCTGAGCATTCCTTCTCATGGACATATGAATCCGACACTGGGACTTGCAGGCGCACTGGTAAAACACGGAGAAGAAGTAACCTTTTTCAGTTCGGAAGAATTCAGGAAACCGGTAGAAGCTACCGGCGCCACCTTTATCTGTTATAAAGACGACCTTAATATCTTCAAATTCTCACAAGGACAGGCAGCGACAGCCTCAGGTAAGAAAAAACCTGCCGGTAAACCCGGCTTTATTAATGCACTGTTACAACCCGAACGTTTCGTAGATCATCTCATGGAACAGATCAAAGGGATGCAGTTTGATTATATCGTCCATTCTGCCGCTTATCCTTATGCGAGTGTCATCGCACAGGCATTGAAAATACCGGCGGTATCTTCTTTCGCTGTATTTGCTACCATGAAGGATTTTGAAAAGATGCGGAAAGGGAAAACCTGGAGCCTCGCCAACCTGGTTCCCTTCAGATGGAAACTCCGTTTCTTATACCTGCTCTTCTACCGTAACAAGTTTGGTAAAGTACGCAGGTATTTACAGGACAAATACAAGGTGCAGGTATCTAGCGATCTGCTGAGTCATTTCTTCAATAAAAGCGAATTGAATATCATCTATACCTCCCGTTATTTTATACGGGACAACAGTCATTATGATGACAGCTTTGTTTTCGTGGGCGCACCGGTATATGAGAAAAAATACCAGGTGGATTTTCCTTTTGAAAAGCTGGAAGGAAAAAAGGTATTATATATTTCCCTGGGGACGGTCTTTGGTAATTACGCAGCCGGCGTATATGATCACTTTTTTAAAGCATTCGCCGAGATGGATATCACGGTGGTCATGACGGCCTACGGCGTCGACCTGTCTGCCATGAAAATACCTGCTAATTTCATTCTACGGGATTATGTACCGCAATCCGCCATCCTCGAACGGAGTGCGGCTGCTATTACACATGCGGGTATGAACAGTATTGGCGATCTCTTGTATGCCAATGTGCCGTTTGTGTCCATTCCCATGGGGGCAGATCAGTTTTTCCTGGCGGAAAGAGCAGCCGAACTGGGCGCAACGATTGTACTCGACGTTCATACCCTTACACCGGAGGGACTGAGAGCGGCAACAGAGAAAGTCATGACGGATAAAAGTTTTATCGTGAGTAGCCGTAAGATCAGTGATTCTTTCCGGGAAGCAGGCGGGTATGAAAAGGCGGTGGAAGAGATCTTTAGCTGGAAGAAAACAAAAGGAATCAGACGATAA
- a CDS encoding helix-turn-helix domain-containing protein has protein sequence MQYQSIQPDSLLREQVGRFWVTEGQIPAGQSMTFRSMVDAYPGMIFLEDPAAFFPDHTTAKKPHIFLHGASTFCFEKKLTGKVKIISVHFRPTAICSLFGIAGHELANNVTDLDSVCKNHLSEQLLNATGTAERIALLNNFLKEQWRQHQAVNTAKTQYAIQLLQQGDTTVSLRLLQQQLHITERSLERLFRDQIGLSPKLIARITRFQKAVNALSHPDTESLAAIAYKYDYADQSHFIREFKTFSGTTPQQFRQQAGAGVENFVEWND, from the coding sequence ATGCAATATCAGTCCATACAACCAGATAGTTTGCTCCGGGAACAGGTAGGCCGGTTCTGGGTCACGGAAGGACAAATACCTGCCGGCCAATCCATGACATTCCGGTCCATGGTAGACGCCTATCCGGGTATGATATTCCTGGAAGATCCTGCCGCCTTTTTCCCCGACCATACAACCGCTAAAAAACCACATATCTTCCTGCATGGCGCCAGCACCTTCTGCTTTGAAAAAAAGCTGACAGGCAAGGTAAAAATCATCAGTGTACACTTCCGCCCTACCGCTATCTGCTCCCTATTCGGCATAGCAGGTCACGAACTGGCCAATAACGTGACCGACCTGGATAGTGTCTGTAAAAATCACCTGAGCGAACAACTACTCAATGCGACAGGTACAGCCGAAAGAATTGCCCTGCTGAATAATTTCCTGAAGGAGCAATGGCGGCAACATCAAGCTGTAAATACTGCAAAAACACAATACGCCATACAGCTTCTACAGCAAGGCGATACGACGGTTTCATTGCGGCTGTTACAACAGCAACTACATATTACAGAACGTTCGCTCGAACGCCTGTTCAGGGACCAGATCGGTCTTTCCCCTAAACTGATCGCCCGCATTACCCGCTTCCAGAAAGCAGTCAATGCACTAAGTCATCCGGATACGGAAAGTCTGGCAGCGATTGCCTACAAATATGACTACGCCGACCAATCGCATTTCATCCGCGAATTCAAAACGTTTTCAGGTACTACCCCACAGCAATTCCGGCAACAGGCAGGGGCCGGCGTAGAGAACTTCGTAGAGTGGAACGACTAA
- a CDS encoding TetR/AcrR family transcriptional regulator, whose amino-acid sequence MARDKDFIPEEKIAKALDVFWEKGYNATSMQDLVEAMQINRSSLYNSFGDKHNLFLECLRTYGYLAAKDYESVLTLKELSPLETMEKIIDVYVAGIVYDCKCCMGMKSSFELAGDDDEVRSVIKTASDRTIGIFTDLLRRAKEQGELSDDKDPVVLAHIIFNGFCGWKQSYLQFKDAHLVKKMAGYTKLHLKSPF is encoded by the coding sequence ATGGCCAGAGATAAAGATTTTATTCCTGAGGAAAAGATAGCGAAAGCGCTGGACGTGTTTTGGGAGAAGGGCTACAATGCCACTTCCATGCAGGATCTGGTGGAAGCTATGCAGATCAACAGGAGCAGTCTTTATAACTCTTTCGGCGATAAACATAACCTTTTCCTGGAATGTCTGCGGACATATGGTTACCTGGCGGCAAAGGACTACGAATCGGTCCTCACCCTGAAGGAACTGTCTCCGCTGGAAACGATGGAAAAGATTATCGACGTCTACGTAGCAGGTATCGTTTATGACTGCAAATGCTGTATGGGGATGAAATCCTCTTTTGAGCTGGCAGGAGATGACGACGAAGTACGTAGTGTGATCAAAACAGCCAGCGACAGAACTATTGGTATTTTTACCGACCTCCTGAGACGGGCAAAAGAACAGGGAGAGTTGTCTGACGACAAGGATCCGGTTGTCCTGGCACATATTATATTCAATGGCTTTTGTGGCTGGAAACAATCATATCTCCAGTTTAAAGATGCACATCTTGTAAAAAAGATGGCAGGATATACGAAGCTACATCTGAAAAGTCCCTTTTAA
- a CDS encoding efflux RND transporter periplasmic adaptor subunit has translation MLVLTVLVGLYSCKSSSAHNEAPAATPAEVVTIGAADTNTENDYTASLEGKVNVEIRSQVDGYLEKVYVDEGAYVKAGQPLFKIDEHRYREQLNNAKAALHAAEASVLNAQLEIDKVTPLVNNKVVSDMQLRTAKTAHEVATANVEQAKAMVASAAINLGYTNITAPVSGYIGRIPKKAGALISLNDPEALTKLSDVHEIYAYFSLSEGDFFSFKDNYDGSTLEEKLKNLPPAILVLADNHVYEEKGKVDMIDGQFEKNTGAITLRAVFPNAKGTIRTGNTGKVRLLREHKAAIIVPQAATIEIQDRIFVYTLDKDNKTVRQAITVIGSTGNQYLVSDGVKSGDRIVVSGVDRLKEGMEIKPEKAKPAQN, from the coding sequence ATGCTTGTCCTGACAGTCCTCGTAGGCCTGTACAGCTGTAAGTCTTCTTCTGCGCACAACGAAGCCCCCGCTGCTACACCGGCAGAAGTGGTAACGATTGGCGCAGCTGATACGAACACTGAAAACGACTATACAGCATCACTGGAAGGAAAGGTAAATGTAGAGATCCGTTCACAGGTAGATGGTTACCTGGAAAAAGTATATGTAGATGAAGGCGCTTATGTGAAAGCAGGTCAACCTTTATTTAAAATAGACGAACACCGCTATCGCGAACAGCTCAACAATGCCAAAGCAGCTTTACACGCAGCAGAAGCATCTGTGTTGAACGCTCAGCTGGAAATAGACAAAGTAACGCCACTGGTAAATAACAAGGTGGTGTCCGACATGCAGCTGCGTACTGCTAAAACTGCGCATGAAGTGGCTACAGCTAATGTAGAGCAGGCGAAGGCAATGGTTGCTTCTGCAGCTATCAACCTGGGTTACACGAATATCACTGCCCCTGTGAGTGGTTATATTGGTCGTATTCCAAAGAAAGCCGGTGCACTGATCTCTCTGAACGATCCGGAAGCACTGACCAAACTTTCTGATGTACATGAGATCTACGCTTATTTTTCTCTGAGTGAAGGCGATTTCTTCAGCTTCAAAGACAACTACGATGGTTCTACGCTGGAAGAGAAGCTTAAAAATCTGCCGCCGGCAATATTGGTACTGGCTGACAATCATGTCTATGAAGAAAAAGGTAAAGTAGATATGATCGACGGACAGTTTGAGAAGAACACAGGCGCTATCACACTGCGTGCTGTATTCCCTAACGCCAAAGGCACTATCCGTACAGGTAACACCGGTAAAGTAAGATTACTGCGTGAACATAAAGCAGCGATCATCGTACCACAGGCAGCTACTATCGAAATACAGGACAGGATTTTCGTATACACGTTAGACAAGGATAACAAAACTGTTCGTCAGGCAATCACCGTGATCGGTTCCACTGGCAATCAGTACCTGGTAAGTGATGGTGTAAAATCCGGAGACAGAATCGTTGTATCTGGTGTTGACCGTCTGAAAGAAGGTATGGAAATCAAACCGGAGAAGGCTAAGCCAGCACAGAACTGA
- a CDS encoding efflux RND transporter permease subunit: MLQKFIQRPVLATVISIIMVILGILGLWKLPLQKFPDIAPPAVQVTALYPGANAETILRSVAPSLEEAINGVENMIYMNSTASNDGSLVISVYFKLGTDPDQAAVNVQNRVAQATAQLPAEVVQAGITTAKQQNSLLMVVDMYSEDPKVYDQTFLANYAQINIIPDIKRIPGVGQALIFGGNKDYSMRVWLNPKQMAAYNLAPKEVMAAIQDKSLEAAPGKFGESSTESFEYVIKYKGKLTKPEDYENIVIKSNGDGSFLRLKDVARVEFGAYTYGNYTRVNGKPGVNIASFQLAGSNSNEIQIAIMKFMEKASKDFPKGVKYLILYNTKDTLDLSIEQVKHTLIEAFILVFIVVFIFLQDFRSTLIPAIAVPVAIVGTFFFISLLGFSINLLTLFALVLAIGIVVDDAIVVVEAVHSKMEKKHLPPKAATVSAMSEISGAIVSITLVMSAVFLPVGFMEGSTGVFYRQFAFTLAIAIVISAVNALTLSPALAALFLKETHHGPHESTHKATFKEKFFAGFNKGFDRMTSKYVNSLRFLIRHKWVSIVGLIIVIVSTIYLVRKTPTGFIPSEDQGFIAISMSMPAGASLDRTTSMIKDVEKTLGDLPSKSALMGLSGFNILTQSSSPSAGVAFILLKPAKERGEVKDINAIMDQVRGKLATIKDGSFFVFTFPTVPGFSNVDALDVVLQDKTSGKLDKFSGIAMGFIGELMKRPEVAFAFTSFRADYPQYEIEVEAEKAEQLNVNVKDLLQTMGAYFGSSQAGDFNRFGKYYRVMMQAEKDERAAPVSMEGIFVKNRLGEMVPAKSLVTLKRVFGPETTSRYNLFNSIGLNVIAKPGYSSGDAIRAVQEVGEQYLPTGYAYEFSGMTREEISSSGQSVIIFSLCLLFVYFLLAAQYESYILPLAVILSIPTGILGVFLSIRFTDISNNIYVQVALVMLIGLLAKNAILIVEYASQRRKAGKNLVFAAIEAARLRLRPILMTSLAFVVGLIPMMSDNGPSAIGNHSISIGAAGGMVSGVILGLFVIPVLFVMFQYLQEKVSGTPTSVQNNEQAKVAKPELV, encoded by the coding sequence ATGTTGCAGAAATTCATACAAAGACCCGTTTTAGCAACGGTGATCTCAATCATAATGGTGATACTGGGTATCCTGGGGTTGTGGAAACTTCCCCTCCAGAAATTCCCTGATATCGCTCCTCCCGCCGTACAGGTAACCGCACTGTATCCGGGTGCGAACGCAGAAACTATCCTGCGTTCTGTGGCGCCTTCTCTCGAAGAAGCCATCAACGGGGTAGAGAACATGATCTACATGAACTCTACTGCCAGTAACGACGGTTCACTGGTGATCTCCGTATATTTTAAACTGGGTACTGACCCTGACCAGGCAGCCGTAAACGTACAGAACAGGGTAGCGCAGGCCACTGCTCAGCTGCCGGCTGAAGTCGTACAGGCGGGTATTACTACCGCTAAACAGCAGAATAGCTTGCTGATGGTGGTAGATATGTACTCTGAAGATCCGAAAGTATACGACCAGACTTTCCTGGCCAACTACGCACAGATCAACATCATTCCTGATATCAAAAGGATTCCCGGTGTAGGTCAGGCACTCATCTTCGGTGGTAACAAAGATTACTCCATGAGGGTGTGGCTGAATCCTAAACAGATGGCCGCTTATAACCTGGCGCCAAAAGAAGTGATGGCCGCTATCCAGGACAAAAGCCTGGAAGCTGCTCCCGGTAAATTCGGTGAAAGCAGTACAGAATCTTTCGAATATGTGATCAAGTATAAAGGTAAACTCACCAAACCGGAGGACTATGAAAATATCGTGATCAAGTCCAACGGAGACGGTTCCTTCCTGCGTCTGAAAGATGTAGCCAGGGTAGAATTCGGTGCATATACCTATGGTAACTATACGCGTGTCAACGGAAAGCCTGGTGTTAACATCGCTTCTTTCCAGCTGGCAGGATCTAACTCCAACGAGATCCAGATCGCGATCATGAAATTCATGGAAAAGGCATCTAAAGACTTCCCTAAAGGCGTTAAATACCTGATCCTTTATAATACAAAAGATACGCTTGACCTGTCTATCGAGCAGGTAAAACACACCCTGATCGAGGCATTTATCCTGGTGTTCATTGTGGTGTTCATATTCCTCCAGGACTTCAGATCTACGTTGATTCCTGCTATCGCCGTACCTGTTGCGATCGTAGGTACTTTCTTCTTCATCTCCCTGCTGGGCTTCTCTATCAACCTGCTGACATTGTTCGCATTGGTACTGGCCATCGGTATCGTGGTGGATGACGCGATTGTCGTCGTCGAAGCGGTGCACTCGAAGATGGAAAAGAAACACCTGCCTCCGAAAGCAGCGACTGTCTCTGCAATGAGTGAGATCAGCGGTGCGATCGTATCCATCACGCTCGTTATGTCAGCGGTATTCCTGCCGGTAGGTTTCATGGAAGGTTCCACTGGTGTGTTCTATCGTCAGTTCGCCTTCACCCTGGCTATTGCCATCGTGATCTCTGCGGTGAACGCATTGACACTGAGTCCTGCACTGGCAGCGCTCTTCCTGAAAGAAACGCATCATGGTCCGCATGAGAGCACGCATAAAGCAACTTTCAAAGAGAAATTCTTTGCCGGATTTAACAAAGGTTTTGATCGCATGACGAGCAAGTATGTGAACAGCCTGCGTTTCCTGATCCGTCATAAATGGGTGAGTATTGTCGGCCTGATCATCGTCATTGTTTCAACAATTTACCTGGTAAGGAAAACCCCAACTGGATTTATTCCATCCGAAGACCAGGGCTTTATCGCGATCTCCATGTCTATGCCTGCGGGTGCATCCCTTGACAGAACTACTTCCATGATTAAGGACGTAGAGAAAACACTGGGTGATCTGCCATCTAAAAGTGCGCTGATGGGACTGTCCGGTTTCAACATCCTGACACAGTCTTCCAGCCCTTCTGCGGGTGTGGCGTTCATCCTGCTGAAACCTGCCAAGGAGAGAGGTGAGGTAAAAGACATCAATGCCATCATGGACCAGGTAAGAGGTAAACTGGCCACTATTAAGGACGGTAGTTTCTTCGTATTCACCTTCCCGACAGTACCAGGTTTCAGTAACGTAGATGCATTGGATGTTGTATTGCAGGATAAGACAAGTGGTAAACTGGATAAATTCAGTGGTATCGCGATGGGCTTTATCGGCGAACTGATGAAACGTCCTGAAGTAGCATTTGCGTTTACTTCCTTCCGCGCGGACTATCCACAGTACGAAATAGAAGTAGAAGCAGAAAAAGCAGAACAGCTGAATGTAAATGTGAAAGACCTGTTGCAGACAATGGGCGCTTACTTCGGTAGCAGCCAGGCGGGTGATTTCAACCGTTTTGGTAAATACTACAGGGTGATGATGCAGGCAGAGAAAGATGAACGTGCAGCACCTGTTTCCATGGAAGGTATTTTCGTGAAAAACAGACTGGGTGAAATGGTACCTGCAAAATCACTGGTAACCCTGAAACGTGTATTTGGTCCTGAAACCACTTCCCGTTACAACCTGTTCAACTCTATCGGTCTGAACGTGATTGCTAAACCAGGATATAGCTCCGGTGATGCGATCAGAGCCGTACAGGAAGTAGGAGAACAATACCTGCCTACCGGTTATGCTTATGAGTTCTCCGGTATGACCAGAGAGGAAATTTCCTCCAGCGGACAATCCGTGATCATCTTCTCACTCTGTCTGCTGTTTGTATACTTCCTGCTGGCAGCACAATACGAAAGCTACATCCTGCCACTGGCGGTGATTCTTTCTATCCCTACAGGTATCCTGGGTGTATTCCTGTCTATCCGTTTCACAGATATCTCCAACAACATCTACGTACAGGTGGCATTGGTGATGCTGATCGGATTGCTGGCGAAAAACGCCATCCTGATCGTGGAATATGCTTCACAGAGAAGAAAGGCTGGTAAAAACCTGGTGTTTGCTGCGATCGAAGCTGCAAGACTGAGGTTACGTCCGATCCTGATGACATCCCTGGCCTTTGTGGTGGGATTGATACCGATGATGAGTGACAATGGTCCTTCTGCGATCGGTAACCACTCTATCAGTATCGGGGCTGCAGGCGGTATGGTGAGCGGAGTTATACTTGGATTGTTCGTCATCCCTGTACTCTTCGTGATGTTCCAGTACCTGCAGGAAAAGGTAAGTGGTACACCCACTTCCGTGCAAAACAATGAACAGGCGAAAGTCGCTAAACCGGAATTAGTATGA
- a CDS encoding TolC family protein: MKAQINKYFLIGLLSAGLLEACKVSKDTPAPQPELPVAFRNSATADSTTIADLPWENFFTDATLKTLIDNAIKKNYDMQAAILSVEAARLQMRQAKLLNLPSAKLNVVASTSRPSDNSLNGISLSQFLGTQHLEDYSANIQFAWEADIWGKIKNQKKEALAAYLQTEESRKLLQTDIVATVSKAFYNLLMLDEQLAVAQNNLKLNDSTLRIIRLQYDAGQVTLVAVQQAEAQQLTAAQLIPQIEQDMTVQENALRILSGELPAAIERHTKLNEYPLTDKLSAGIPSDLLSRRPDVKSSELALNIANARVGVAKANMYPSLVITASGGLNAVKFSDWFQVPTSLFGLATGAIAQPLFDRKNLKTQFEVAKIQREQSVLRFRQNVLEATGEVADALVKIEKLKSQYDIASTKVQTLHQAVNNASQLFESGRASYLEVIIAQSNVLQSELEVSNLRRDQLYAVVDLYRSLGGGWR, from the coding sequence ATGAAAGCACAGATAAATAAATATTTCTTAATAGGTTTGTTGAGTGCCGGCCTACTGGAGGCATGTAAAGTGTCGAAGGATACGCCGGCGCCTCAACCCGAGTTACCTGTTGCATTCAGAAACAGTGCAACAGCTGATTCCACCACCATCGCAGATCTTCCATGGGAGAACTTCTTTACAGATGCCACCCTGAAAACGCTGATCGATAACGCTATCAAAAAGAATTATGATATGCAGGCGGCCATCCTGAGTGTGGAGGCAGCCAGATTGCAAATGAGACAGGCAAAACTGCTGAATCTCCCATCTGCAAAACTGAATGTTGTCGCCAGCACCAGCCGTCCTTCTGATAACAGTTTGAATGGTATCAGTCTGAGTCAGTTCCTGGGTACCCAACACCTGGAAGACTACAGCGCTAATATCCAGTTTGCCTGGGAAGCTGACATCTGGGGTAAGATCAAAAATCAGAAGAAAGAAGCATTAGCCGCTTACCTGCAAACAGAAGAATCCCGTAAGCTGTTGCAAACAGATATCGTAGCTACCGTATCAAAGGCATTCTATAACCTGCTGATGCTGGATGAACAGCTGGCAGTAGCGCAGAATAACCTGAAACTGAACGATAGCACCCTGCGCATAATCCGCTTACAGTATGACGCCGGACAGGTCACCCTGGTGGCAGTACAACAGGCGGAAGCGCAACAGCTCACAGCTGCACAGCTGATCCCGCAGATCGAACAGGACATGACCGTACAGGAAAATGCCCTCCGTATCCTGTCAGGAGAATTGCCTGCAGCAATAGAAAGACACACCAAACTGAATGAATATCCATTGACAGATAAGCTGTCTGCCGGTATTCCTTCTGATCTGCTGAGCCGTCGCCCGGATGTAAAAAGCAGCGAACTGGCCCTGAACATTGCGAACGCAAGGGTAGGTGTAGCGAAGGCAAATATGTATCCATCCCTGGTTATTACAGCCAGCGGTGGTCTGAATGCCGTAAAGTTCAGCGACTGGTTTCAGGTACCAACTTCTCTCTTCGGACTGGCAACAGGCGCCATCGCGCAACCTTTGTTTGACCGTAAAAATCTGAAAACACAATTTGAAGTGGCTAAGATACAGAGAGAGCAATCCGTGCTCCGTTTCCGTCAGAACGTACTGGAAGCGACCGGAGAGGTGGCAGATGCACTGGTGAAAATAGAAAAGCTTAAATCGCAATATGACATCGCTTCTACCAAGGTGCAGACACTCCATCAGGCTGTCAACAATGCCAGCCAGCTGTTTGAAAGTGGCCGCGCCAGTTACCTGGAAGTGATCATCGCGCAAAGTAATGTACTGCAGAGTGAACTGGAAGTCAGCAATCTCAGAAGAGATCAGCTGTACGCTGTAGTAGATCTTTACCGTTCCCTCGGGGGCGGTTGGCGATAG
- a CDS encoding Crp/Fnr family transcriptional regulator: protein MDDLINYLLQYGQLNQQQIQLILDNVTERHLKRDDYFSEAGRIPREIGFIRSGILRVCYFNNKGTEITRYFVDGNRLISDIHSMESKMPSTEYIQAITDCEMIIFSEETLRLLSSTILDWDRIIAKIRERAMVEKLDKIAPMLTEDATSRYLMFMEKFPDLANRVPLSYLASYLGITQSSLSRIRKQLSRQ, encoded by the coding sequence ATGGATGACCTGATAAATTATCTGCTGCAATACGGACAACTGAATCAGCAGCAGATACAACTGATACTGGATAATGTGACGGAAAGACACCTGAAAAGGGATGACTATTTCTCTGAAGCGGGCAGAATACCCCGGGAGATCGGATTTATCCGTTCCGGTATTCTCCGGGTATGTTATTTCAATAACAAGGGCACTGAGATCACCCGTTATTTTGTGGATGGTAACAGGCTGATATCTGACATACACAGTATGGAGAGTAAAATGCCTTCTACCGAATATATCCAGGCTATCACCGATTGTGAGATGATCATTTTTTCAGAGGAGACCCTGCGATTACTTTCTTCCACTATCCTGGACTGGGATCGTATCATTGCCAAGATCAGGGAAAGGGCTATGGTTGAGAAATTAGATAAGATTGCCCCGATGCTGACGGAAGATGCTACCAGCCGTTACCTGATGTTCATGGAAAAGTTCCCGGATCTGGCCAATAGAGTGCCATTATCTTATCTCGCTTCCTACCTGGGAATCACACAGTCATCGCTCAGCAGGATCCGTAAACAGCTATCCAGACAGTAG